In Cryptomeria japonica chromosome 10, Sugi_1.0, whole genome shotgun sequence, a genomic segment contains:
- the LOC131039263 gene encoding G-type lectin S-receptor-like serine/threonine-protein kinase At2g19130, whose translation MAMKYLVLAITIIIALKNCTSFALDSGDTLLLGDSLAGNQIIISENGTFELGFFSPRGTNNWYVGIWYTMSPEVVVWVANRDNPVKGMPGVLKFSSNGHLRLFDINGRSVWSPDIGLKGSRAIITEPGNFIMLGDGQNNCEIVWESFTHPTDTWLPGMKMWKGMKLTSWKSSVDPASGIFSYGMDMSPGKTQMVSVYNNSVPYASSGEWTGKYFTKIPQVKGQKRFRMFCERISPESIYFHFSINPVDHTLTGRLTLSESGIFELFYLMDDGIWSLRWSVYRDQCGDYEICGAYGLCNANAVCSCVEGFSPKNDSQGWWSSGSARRRSLQCSVTTGTTDGFLETKNRYLPEEEAVSYNNESTMEDCRTACLNNCSCTAFSFVISDLPICRLWLGDLFKMRVSPDNQSIFVRLASSELLRSTSERSSKAPVLLILVPSLAAFFVVFALPLVAFILSRRQRVRTESVEEDVPIMLKTFSYKELRVATGNFRHKLGSGAFGSVFKGTLPDSTLVAVKRLEGSGRQEKQFRAEISTIGSIQHVNLVKLCGFCVEGSRRLLVYAYMPNGSLNSSLFYEEEDAEKVLDWKTRFQIALGIARGLVYLHEECRDQIIHCDIKPENILLDGDFNPRLADFGLAKLVGRDFSRVLTTTRGTRGYLAPEWISGLPITPKVDVYSFGMTLLEIISGRRNLDLRVEESRLYFPTWASSQIQRGNIRDIVDARIASEANIEEVRRAAVVGGLCIQDDENLRPSMGEVVKILEGKMEAPSPQIPMPLQVLLDQVDNSNGDSSSSLS comes from the coding sequence ATGGCCATGAAGTATTTGGTCCTAGCAATTACTATAATCATTGCACTGAAAAATTGCACTTCATTTGCACTAGATAGTGGGGATACGCTTCTACTGGGTGATTCGCTCGCTGGAAATCAGATCATAATATCAGAGAATGGCACGTTTGAATTGGGATTTTTCAGTCCCAGAGGAACGAATAATTGGTATGTCGGCATCTGGTACACAATGTCTCCAGAGGTCGTAGTTTGGGTGGCTAACAGAGATAATCCCGTCAAAGGCATGCCCGGCGTTCTGAAATTTTCGAGCAACGGTCATctcagattgtttgatataaatgGTCGGTCAGTGTGGTCGCCTGATATCGGCCTGAAAGGATCGCGGGCAATAATAACCGAACCTGGTAATTTCATCATGCTTGGTGACGGCCAAAACAATTGTGAGATTGTTTGGGAGAGTTTCACACACCCGACAGATACATGGTTGCCTGGCATGAAGATGTGGAAAGGCATGAAGCTAACTTCCTGGAAGAGTTCTGTGGATCCTGCAAGTGGGATTTTCTCTTACGGAATGGACATGTCTCCAGGGAAGACGCAGATGGTATCGGTCTATAACAACAGTGTTCCATATGCCTCAAGTGGAGAGTGGACTGGTAAATATTTTACCAAGATTCCCCAGGTGAAAGGTCAGAAGAGATTCCGAATGTTTTGTGAGAGGATTTCTCCTGAAAGCATATACTTCCATTTTAGCATAAACCCGGTAGACCATACCCTCACTGGGCGGCTAACTTTATCTGAGAGCGGCATATTCGAGCTTTTTTATTTGATGGATGATGGTATATGGAGTCTGCGGTGGTCGGTATACCGAGATCAATGTGGTGACTATGAAATCTGCGGGGCATATGGACTCTGTAATGCCAATGCTGTGTGCAGTTGTGTTGAGGGTTTCTCTCCCAAGAATGACTCTCAAGGCTGGTGGTCAAGTGGGTCTGCTCGGCGAAGATCCCTGCAATGCTCTGTCACAACGGGCACCACCGACGGTTTCTTGGAAACCAAGAACCGATACTTGCCTGAAGAAGAAGCTGTCTCATACAACAACGAATCAACAATGGAAGACTGCAGGACTGCTTGTCTCAACAATTGCTCCTGTACAGCCTTTTCTTTTGTTATTTCTGACCTACCAATCTGTAGACTCTGGTTAGGGGATTTATTCAAAATGCGCGTTTCACCTGACAACCAATCCATCTTCGTCAGGCTGGCATCTTCTGAATTGCTGCGCTCGACATCAGAGAGAAGCAGCAAAGCCCCTGTACTCCTTATTTTAGTTCCTTCACTCGCGGCTTTCTTTGTTGTTTTTGCTCTCCCTTTGGTCGCATTTATTCTGTCGAGACGTCAAAGAGTACGGACAGAAAGCGTAGAAGAGGACGTGCCGATCATGCTCAAAACGTTCTCTTACAAAGAGCTGCGAGTTGCAACTGGGAATTTCAGGCATAAATTAGGAAGCGGAGCATTCGGTTCGGTATTTAAAGGAACACTGCCAGACAGCACGCTTGTGGCGGTTAAAAGATTAGAGGGTTCGGGAAGACAAGAAAAGCAATTCCGTGCAGAAATAAGCACGATCGGGAGCATACAGCATGTAAATTTGGTAAAGCTCTGTGGATTCTGCGTAGAAGGCTCTCGAAGGCTACTGGTGTATGCCTACATGCCCAACGGCTCTCTGAATTCCTCCCTTTTCTATGAAGAGGAAGACGCAGAGAAGGTCTTGGATTGGAAGACCCGGTTTCAGATCGCACTAGGCATTGCACGAGGATTAGTTTATCTCCATGAGGAATGCAGGGATCAGATCATTCACTGCGATATTAAGCCTGAAAACATTCTTCTGGACGGCGACTTCAACCCCAGGTTAGCTGATTTTGGGTTGGCAAAGCTGGTAGGCAGAGATTTCAGCCGTGTATTGACAACCACAAGAGGAACTCGAGGATACTTGGCTCCTGAGTGGATCTCCGGCCTTCCTATCACTCCCAAGGTGGACGTATACAGTTTTGGCATGACGTTATTGGAGATTATATCGGGTCGTAGAAATCTGGATTTAAGGGTGGAAGAGAGCAGGTTGTACTTTCCTACCTGGGCTTCATCTCAAATTCAGAGGGGAAACATAAGAGACATAGTGGATGCAAGGATAGCAAGTGAGGCAAATATCGAAGAGGTGAGAAGAGCCGCTGTGGTTGGGGGACTGTGCATCCAAGACGATGAGAATCTGAGGCCAAGCATGGGTGAAGTTGTCAAAATATTGGAAGGGAAGATGGAGGCTCCGTCGCCACAAATTCCAATGCCTCTACAGGTGCTGTTAGATCAGGTAGACAACAGCAATGGCGATAGCTCTAGTAGTCTCTCTTAA